Proteins from one Nyctibius grandis isolate bNycGra1 chromosome 2, bNycGra1.pri, whole genome shotgun sequence genomic window:
- the CHST7 gene encoding carbohydrate sulfotransferase 7, producing MKGRRRWRWRGEHRRFAAVLVLYTLLLLLLVPYALDYGARRGRADEEPLLRRCPSLEEALSEWGWEQRQTPLDEEEEEDEEGGGGGTAGAAGNGSAAGKRHIYLHATWRTGSSFLGELFNQHPDVFYLYEPMWHLWQALYPGDALSLQGALRDMLRALFRCDFSVLRFYAAPPGPRDPLAPAPPAAANLTTAGIFGWRTNKVICSPPLCPAAPRPRREIGLVDGAACEETCPPRALRELEAECRKYPVVVIKDVRLLELGALLPLLREPGLNLRVVQLFRDPRAVHNSRLKARQALLRESIQVLRSRHRAEPRGPGPRHQQPQQLLLPPGLLGGGRAPQPQHRAEFFLGGALEVICQAWLRDLLLARRAPAWLRRRYTQLRYEDLVQEPRAQLRRLLRFAGLPVPPALETFVLNMTRGAAYSSDRPFLISARDAREAIHAWRERLSRQQVRQVEDACGEAMSLLAYPLSPGDAR from the coding sequence ATGAAGGGCCGCCGGCggtggcggtggcggggggagcACCGCCGGTTCGCCGCCGTGCTGGTGCTGTacacgctgctgctgctcctgctggtgCCCTACGCGCTGGACTACGGGGCCAGGCGGGGGCGAGCGGACGAGGAGCCGCTGCTGCGGCGCTGCCCCAGCCTGGAGGAGGCGCTGAGCgagtggggctgggagcagcggcAGACGCCGctggacgaggaggaggaggaggacgaggagggcggtggcggcggcacggccggggcggcggggaacGGCAGCGCGGCGGGGAAGCGGCACATCTACCTGCACGCCACCTGGCGCACGGGCTCCTCCTTCCTGGGGGAGCTCTTCAACCAGCACCCCGACGTCTTCTACCTCTACGAGCCCATGTGGCACCTGTGGCAGGCCCTCTACCCGGGGGACGCGCTGAGCCTGCAGGGCGCCCTCCGCGACATGCTGCGCGCCCTCTTCCGATGCGACTTCTCCGTCCTCCGCTTCTacgccgccccgcccggcccccgcgACCCGCtggcccccgccccgcccgccgccgccaaCCTCACCACGGCCGGCATCTTCGGCTGGCGGACCAACAAGGTGATCTGCTCGCCGCCGCtctgccccgccgccccgcggccccgccgggaGATCGGCCTCGTCGACGGCGCCGCCTGCGAGGAGACGTGCCCGCCGCGGGCGCTGCGGGAGCTGGAGGCCGAGTGCCGCAAGTACCCGGTGGTGGTCATCAAGGACGTgcggctgctggagctgggcgccctgctgccgctgctgcggGAGCCCGGCCTCAACCTGCGGGTGGTGCAGCTCTTCCGCGACCCCCGCGCCGTCCACAACTCCCGCCTGAAGGCCCGGCAGGCGCTGCTGCGGGAGAGCATCCAGGTGCTGCGCAGCCGCCACCGCGCCGAgccgcgggggccggggccccgCCACCAGCaaccccagcagctcctgctgccgcCCGGCCTGctgggcggcgggcgggcgccgcAGCCCCAGCACCGCGCCGAGTTCTTCCTCGGCGGCGCCCTGGAGGTGATCTGCCAGGCCTGGCTGCGCGACCTCCTCCTggcccgccgcgccccggcctGGCTCCGCCGCCGCTACACGCAGCTGCGCTACGAGGACTTGGTGCAGGAGCCCCGCGCCCAGCTGCGCCGCCTCCTGCGCTTCGCCGGGCTGCCGGTGCCGCCCGCGCTGGAGACCTTCGTGCTCAACATGACCCGCGGCGCCGCCTACTCTTCCGACCGGCCCTTCCTCATCTCCGCCCGCGACGCGCGGGAGGCCATCCACGCCTGGCGGGAGCGCCTCAGCCGCCAGCAGGTGCGGCAGGTGGAGGACGCCTGCGGCGAGGCCATGAGCCTCCTCGCCTACCCGCTCAGTCCCGGCGACGCCCGGTAG